From the Nodularia sphaerocarpa UHCC 0038 genome, the window AGTCTTTAAAATTTTACTGTGATGTCCTGGGGATGAAACTATTGCGGAAAAAAGACTATCCAGGCGGAGAATTTACCTTAGCCTTTATCGGCTACGGTGACGAAAGTGATAACAGCGTTATCGAACTAACTTATAACTGGGGAGTAGAAAAATACGACTTGGGTAACGCTTACGGTCATATTGCTCTTGGTGTTGATGATATTTATACCACCTGTGCAGAAATTACAAAGCTGGGCGGTAAAGTCACGCGGGAACCTGGGCCAATGAAACACGGTTCTACAGTCATTGCTTTTGTGGAAGACCCAGATGGGTATAAAGTAGAACTGATTCAACTGAAAAATCCAAATTCAGCAGCCAACCAGGAATCAGCAGAACAACTGGTCAACAAATAAGATATCTGACAACATTCCCAAACCTGATGATTTCCTTGTGGAACAGGCATCTTGCCTGTTCTGGATAGTCCAGAAGCAAGAACTACATCCAATCTGGCAAAGTTACCGCATAACGATATTTTAGTTCTAAATTAGATATATGAAGAATCCCACATTGCCACCGCAGATACAAGCTGATACATATTGTTAATCTTTGGATAATGTTTTGGGGGGTGGATACTGGAAAAATAATACTTATACGTCCTTCCCATCCTCATCCTGGCAACTTTCGGCGAAAATACTAAATCTAAAATCCTTAAAAATGCAGCCTACAGATCCCAATAAATTTACTGATACAGCCTGGGAAGCAATTGTAAAATCTCAGGATATAGTCCGCGCCTATCAGCAGCAGCAACTAGACGTTGAACATTTAATTATTGCCCTTTTACAAGAACCTACGAGTTTAGCCATCAGAATTTTCGCTCGCGCTGAAGTTGATCCCGTCCGCTTACAACAGCAATTAGAAGCTTTTACCCAGCGTCAGCCGAAAGTCGGTAAAAGTGATCAGCTTTATCTGGGGCGTAACTTAGATGTCTTACTAGATAAGGCGGAAGAAGTTAAGGTGAGGATGCAGGATGCCTACATCTCAGTAGAACATATAATTTTGGCTTTCGCTGAAGATGAACGTATCGGACGGCGGGTAATGAAGGCTTTTAACGCCGATAGCGCCAAGTTAGAAGCGAATATCAAAAGTGTGCGCGGTAGCCAAAAAGTGACAGACCAAAACCCAGAATCTCGTTATGAAGCTTTGCAAAAATTTGGCAGAGATTTAACAGAACAAGCCAAAGCAGGGAAATTAGACCCAGTAATTGGACGGGATGATGAGATTCGCCGGGTAATTCAAGTCTTATCTCGCCGCAGTAAGAATAATCCTGTGCTGATTGGTGAACCGGGAGTTGGTAAAACTGCGATCGCCGAAGCCCTAGCACAGCGTATGGTAAATGGAGATGTCCCGGAATCTCTAAAAAATCGCCAGTTGATTTCCTTAGATATCGGGAGTTTAATCGCTGGGGCGAAATTGCGGGGGGAATTTGAAGAACGTTTGAAAGCAGTTCTCAGGGAAGTCACGGAATCCAACGGTCAAATTGTCCTCTTTATTGATGAACTACACACCGTTGTGGGAACTGGTTCCAGCCAACAAGGGGCGATGGATGCGGGAAATTTACTCAAACCGATGCTGGCGCGGGGCGAATTGCGGTGTATTGGCGCAACCACACTGGATGAATACCGCAAACACATTGAAAAAGATGCGGCTTTAGAACGTCGTTTTCAGCAAGTCTTTGTGGATCAGCCTAGCGTAGAAAATACCATTTCCATTCTCCGGGGATTAAAAGAACGCTACGAAGTTCACCACAATGTGAAAATTTCTGACTCGGCTTTAGTCGCTGCGGCTACATTGTCAGCCCGTTATATTGCTGACCGCTTTTTACCAGATAAAGCCATTGACTTGGTAGATGAAGCCGCCGCCCAGTTGAAAATGGAGATTACCTCTAAACCCGCCGAATTGGAAACCATTGACCGCCGCTTGATGCAGCTAGAAATGGAAAAGCTATCATTGGCTGGGGAAGAAAAGGAAACTGCGCCAGCTAGGGAGCGTTTTGAGCGGATTGAGTCGGAAATTGCCACTTTGACGATAAAACAGCAGGAATTTAATGAACAATGGCAAGGTGAAAAGCAATTATTAGAGGCGATTAGTACCTTAAAGAAAGAAGAAGATGGCTTGCGGGTGCAAATTGAGCAGGCAGAACGAGCTTATGATTTGAATAAAGCTGCCCAATTAAAGTATGGCAAATTGGAAGGCGTGCAGCGCGATCGCGAAGCCAAAGAAGCCCAACTATTAGAAATTCAAAACCAAGGTGCTACTCTGCTGCGAGAACAAGTTACAGAGTCAGATATCGCGGAAATTGTCGCCAAATGGACAGGTATACCCGTTAATCGGCTTTTAGCATCAGAACGGCACAAATTACTCCAACTAGAAACTCATTTGCATCAACGCGTCATCGGACAACATGAAGCCGTAGCCGCAGTATCCGCCGCCATTCGTCGCGCCCGTGCGGGAATGAAAGACCCCGGTCGTCCCATTGGTTCCTTTTTGTTTATGGGACCCACAGGGGTAGGTAAAACCGAATTAGCCAGGGCTTTGGCGCAGTTTCTCTTTGATTCTGATGATGCTTTGATTCGTTTGGATATGTCCGAGTATATGGAAAAACACTCGGTTTCTCGTTTAGTGGGTGCGCCTCCGGGATATGTGGGTTATGAAGAAGGCGGTCAACTTTCCCAAGCTGTGCGCCGTCATCCCTATTCGGTGGTGCTATTCGATGAAGTGGAAAAGGCACACCCAGATGTGTTTAATATTTTGTTGCAAGTGTTGGATGATGGTAGAATTACTGACTCACAGGGAAGAGCGGTAGATTTTCGCAATACTGTCATAGTAATGACTAGCAACATCGGCAGCGAATATATATTAGATGTTGCTGGTGATGACACAAAGTATGATATGATGCAGACGCGGGTAACAGATTCCCTGCGATCGCACTTCCGCCCCGAATTTCTCAACCGCGTCGATGATATCATTATCTTCCACGCCCTCAGCCGTACCGAGATGCGCCATATTATCCGTATCCAACTGAAGCGGGTTGAAAAACTGCTGCGAGACCAAAAAATCTCCTTTGAAATCTCCGCCGCCGCCTGTGATTACTTAGTAGAATCAGGCTATGATCCAGTTTACGGCGCACGTCCCCTCAAGCGGGCAATTCAGCGAGAAGTAGAAAACCCTCTGGCGACCAAGTTATTAGAGAATACCTTTATCCCTGGAGACACAATTTTCATCGAGAAAGAAGACCAGGGTTTAACCTTCAGTAAAACCATGCCGGTTAAAGTCACCATCTCACCATCTTCTGTCAAGGTTTTAGAGTGAAAAAGCTGGGAGCGAGGACTTGAGAGGATATTTGGGAAGTCGCAAAATGTACGAGAAAACCCCTCTCCAAACCTCTCCCCCACCCCTCCCTGACCCTCCCCTACAGGGGAGGGAAAAGGAATAGATTTTATATTAGAGAGGCTTTGAAACCCCCATTCCCTTGTAGGGAAGGGGGGCTAGGGGGGTTAGGTTTCCCTAGCAATAATATTCCTATTATTCTACCAAGAGTAGGGAAATCCGCATACAGCGTGGCGGCAAACAATGCAGAAATTTAGGTGCGATCGCCTGGATAATAACCTTAAAATCCTAATTGGTATCATGCCATGCTGGCGTGTAATTGCCACAATCATAATTTCAGTTCATTAAATCAAAACTACCAATCATGCTAGAACAAGGCACTATCAGTATTCATACTGAGAATATTTTTCCAATTATCAAGAAATCTCTCTACTCAGACCATCAAATATTCCTGCGGGAACTGGTATCCAACGCCGTAGATGCCATCCAAAAGCTGAACATGGTATCACGCGCCGGTGAATTTACGGGAGAAATCGGAGAACCAGAAATTCAACTAGCCATCGACAAGGATAAAAAAACCCTTTCCATTAGCGATAACGGTATTGGGATGACAGCAGAGGAAGTTAAGAAATATATCAATCAGGTAGCTTTCTCTAGTGCTGAAGAATTTATTCACAAGTATGAAGGCAAATCAGACCAACCAATTATCGGTCACTTTGGTTTAGGTTTCTACTCCTCCTTCATGGTGGCGCAAAACGTCGAAATTGATACCCTCTCATACAAAGAAGGAGCGCAAGCTGTCCACTGGACTTGTGACGGTTCCCCAGCCTTCACCCTCGACGAGTCACCCCGCACCACTCGCGGTACTACCATTACTCTCACCCTCGCAGGAGAAGAAGAGGAATTTTTAGAACCAGCACGAATTAAGAATCTTGTCAAGACTTACTGCGATTTCATGCCAGTGCCAATTAAACTGGAAGGTGAAATATTAAACCAGCAAAAAGCACCTTGGCGCGAGTCTGCTAATAACTTGACTCAAGAAGATTATTTAGAATTTTACCGCTATTTGTACCCATTTCAGGAAGAACCATTGTTATGGGTGCATTTAAATACTGATTACCCCTTTATCATCAACGGGATTCTGTATTTCCCCAAAATGCGCCCCGATGTCGATGTGACCAAAGGGCAAATTAAGCTATTTTGCAATCAAGTTTTTGTCAGTGATAACTGTGAAGAGATTGTGCCACAATTTCTGATGCCCATGCGGGGTGTCATTGATAGTACTGATATTCCTTTGAATGTTTCTCGCAGTGCATTGCAAGGCGATCGCACCGTGCGGAAAATCGGCGATTATATAGCCAAGAAAGTAGGCGATCGCCTCAAAGAATTGTACCGTGAAAACCGCGAACAATACATCAGCGCCTGGAAAGACCTCAGCACCTTTGTCAAATTTGGTGTACTCAACGACGAGAAATTCAAAAAACAAATCCAAGACATCATCATCTTCCGCAGCACAGCCAAACTCGCAGAACCAGCCGCCACCCCAGCCGTAGAAGTCCAATCATCCGAAGGCGATGCGTGGCAAGATGTACCCTCAAACACATCCACACTGCCCTATACAACCCTCAAAGAATACTTAGAACGTAACAAAGAACGCAACGAAAACCGCGTATTTTACAGCACCGACGAAACCAGCCAATCAACTTACATAGAACTGCACAAAAATCAAGGCTTAGAAGTCCTATTTATGGACTCCTTCATAGACACCCACTTTATCAACTTCCTCGAACGGGAATACTCCGAAGTCAAATTTACCCGCGTAGATTCCGACTTAGATAACACCCTGCTAGAACAAGACAAAAGCGGGGAAATCGTTGACCCCACCACCAACAAAACCAAAAGTGAAGTCATCAAAGAATTATTTGAGAAATCCCTCAACAAACCCAAACTGAACATTCGTACCGAAGCCTTAAAATCAGACGACCCCCAAGGAACACCACCAGCAATGGTACTATTACCAGAAATACTGCGTCGTCTGCGGGAAATGAACGCCATGATGCAGCAGCAGAACGTAGATTTTCCCGAAGAGCATATTTTGTTAGTCAATACCGCTCATCCCCTGATTCAAAACCTCGCCAACCTCAACCAAGGTAGTATTATTCAGGAAGATGGACAGTCCACGACAAATCCATTAGTCAACATGATTTGTCAACACGTCTACGATTTAGCGCTCATGTCTCAAAAAGGATTTGACGCTCAAGGAATGAAATCCTTCGTCGAGCGCTCCAACGAAGTGCTGACCAAGCTCACAGAACAAGCCAGCAAATAGCAACCGTCCATTTCATCTTTGTTTAATTAAATTCTCCCCTCTCCTTACCAAGGAACCACGGTGTACACACAAATCATTAAATTACTCCAAATCTTTTTTTTGTAGGGTGTGTTGTCGCGTAGCGCAACGCACCACCTAGATTTTCGGTGCGTTAGGACTAAAGTCCATAACACACCCTACCCAAATAAAGGTTTTTAGACTTGTGTGTACACGTTAGTTCCTTACCAACGAGAGGGGTTGGGGGTGAGGTTCCGTAGCGACTTCTAGCCACCCCAGACAGCGAAGACCTAATGGGGACTAGAATAGAAAGGTTGTATTGAAATATAAAATTGGAGATAGTAGCTATGTCTCGTCGTTGCGAACTAACTGGTAGAAAAGCAAATAACGCCTTTGCAGTTTCTCACTCTCACCGCCGTACCAAACGCCTCCAGCACGCCAACTTACAAAACAAGCGTGTGTGGTGGGCTGCTGGAAATCGCTGGGTGAGAATGAAACTTTCCACCAAAGCCATCAAAACTCTAGATGCTAAAGGCTTAGAAGCAATGGCTAAAGAAGCTGGAATTAATCTGAATCATTACTAAACTTTTGAAATAAGAGAATAGTTAGCCCAGAAACCTCCCTATATGCGGGAGGTTTTTCATTGTTTTAGATGATTTTGTGGTGATTTGATATGTTTTTTTAAACAACTGGGTAATATAAGTTAACTCCGATATATATTTATTTATCAATTTGACTTATGTAGAAATACAGAATTACCAACCATAAGTAAAAGCACGGAGTTACTAAGTTCTGGCTTAATGAATTAAATAATTCACAAAAATCAGTATTTTCCTTCAAAGCCAAAATCTTTATAAATGATATAACTGATACAAGCATTTATAAAGTTTTGATGATGCATTCACTGTGGAGTTAGCCAAATAAAGCAACAAATTCTCAATAAAATTTAAACCCATGCCTGCAAATTTATTAACAAGGCATAATTCACAACTCACAAAGCAATTTAAGCGTAAAAATCACTTGACAGGAAAGCATCTATGTCACAAAAACGCCGTCTAGTCAAGACAATAAAAAATATTTTCACCCCAATTAGCAGGAAACTTATATCTGCAATTAAAAAGAAAATCGTTTGGCTACTGCGAACTTTATTCGTCACCAAGAGACCACCAACTTCTGCAAATGCTGGGTTTGTGTTGCCCACAGTGGCAATGGTATCAGTAGTTGTGGTTCTCCTGACCACTGCCATTCTGTTCCGGTCCTATGACCGCGCCCAAAATGCCAGTAACGTCCGTGTTAATCAAGCTGTATTGAGTGCAGCCACCCCAGCAATTGATCGAGGTAGAGCCAAATTAAACAAACTCTTTCAAGATAAACGCTTACCCAGGGCAACACCAACTGATGAAGCATTATACAGCCTGCTCACAGACAATTTGCCCGAATATACCTTTGGTGACGAAACACCACTGACACTGA encodes:
- the gloA gene encoding lactoylglutathione lyase, producing the protein MRLLHTMLRVGNLDESLKFYCDVLGMKLLRKKDYPGGEFTLAFIGYGDESDNSVIELTYNWGVEKYDLGNAYGHIALGVDDIYTTCAEITKLGGKVTREPGPMKHGSTVIAFVEDPDGYKVELIQLKNPNSAANQESAEQLVNK
- the htpG gene encoding molecular chaperone HtpG → MLEQGTISIHTENIFPIIKKSLYSDHQIFLRELVSNAVDAIQKLNMVSRAGEFTGEIGEPEIQLAIDKDKKTLSISDNGIGMTAEEVKKYINQVAFSSAEEFIHKYEGKSDQPIIGHFGLGFYSSFMVAQNVEIDTLSYKEGAQAVHWTCDGSPAFTLDESPRTTRGTTITLTLAGEEEEFLEPARIKNLVKTYCDFMPVPIKLEGEILNQQKAPWRESANNLTQEDYLEFYRYLYPFQEEPLLWVHLNTDYPFIINGILYFPKMRPDVDVTKGQIKLFCNQVFVSDNCEEIVPQFLMPMRGVIDSTDIPLNVSRSALQGDRTVRKIGDYIAKKVGDRLKELYRENREQYISAWKDLSTFVKFGVLNDEKFKKQIQDIIIFRSTAKLAEPAATPAVEVQSSEGDAWQDVPSNTSTLPYTTLKEYLERNKERNENRVFYSTDETSQSTYIELHKNQGLEVLFMDSFIDTHFINFLEREYSEVKFTRVDSDLDNTLLEQDKSGEIVDPTTNKTKSEVIKELFEKSLNKPKLNIRTEALKSDDPQGTPPAMVLLPEILRRLREMNAMMQQQNVDFPEEHILLVNTAHPLIQNLANLNQGSIIQEDGQSTTNPLVNMICQHVYDLALMSQKGFDAQGMKSFVERSNEVLTKLTEQASK
- the rpmB gene encoding 50S ribosomal protein L28, with product MSRRCELTGRKANNAFAVSHSHRRTKRLQHANLQNKRVWWAAGNRWVRMKLSTKAIKTLDAKGLEAMAKEAGINLNHY
- the clpB gene encoding ATP-dependent chaperone ClpB, which codes for MQPTDPNKFTDTAWEAIVKSQDIVRAYQQQQLDVEHLIIALLQEPTSLAIRIFARAEVDPVRLQQQLEAFTQRQPKVGKSDQLYLGRNLDVLLDKAEEVKVRMQDAYISVEHIILAFAEDERIGRRVMKAFNADSAKLEANIKSVRGSQKVTDQNPESRYEALQKFGRDLTEQAKAGKLDPVIGRDDEIRRVIQVLSRRSKNNPVLIGEPGVGKTAIAEALAQRMVNGDVPESLKNRQLISLDIGSLIAGAKLRGEFEERLKAVLREVTESNGQIVLFIDELHTVVGTGSSQQGAMDAGNLLKPMLARGELRCIGATTLDEYRKHIEKDAALERRFQQVFVDQPSVENTISILRGLKERYEVHHNVKISDSALVAAATLSARYIADRFLPDKAIDLVDEAAAQLKMEITSKPAELETIDRRLMQLEMEKLSLAGEEKETAPARERFERIESEIATLTIKQQEFNEQWQGEKQLLEAISTLKKEEDGLRVQIEQAERAYDLNKAAQLKYGKLEGVQRDREAKEAQLLEIQNQGATLLREQVTESDIAEIVAKWTGIPVNRLLASERHKLLQLETHLHQRVIGQHEAVAAVSAAIRRARAGMKDPGRPIGSFLFMGPTGVGKTELARALAQFLFDSDDALIRLDMSEYMEKHSVSRLVGAPPGYVGYEEGGQLSQAVRRHPYSVVLFDEVEKAHPDVFNILLQVLDDGRITDSQGRAVDFRNTVIVMTSNIGSEYILDVAGDDTKYDMMQTRVTDSLRSHFRPEFLNRVDDIIIFHALSRTEMRHIIRIQLKRVEKLLRDQKISFEISAAACDYLVESGYDPVYGARPLKRAIQREVENPLATKLLENTFIPGDTIFIEKEDQGLTFSKTMPVKVTISPSSVKVLE